The Lathyrus oleraceus cultivar Zhongwan6 chromosome 5, CAAS_Psat_ZW6_1.0, whole genome shotgun sequence genome includes the window ACCTTCACTTGAATCTGATGATAACCTGATCTCAAACCAATCTTTTGAAAACAAAAGCACCTACCAACTTATCCATAAGGTCATCAATTCTCGGAAGAGAATACTTGTTCTTAATTATGACCTTATTCAATTTTCAATAGTCAACACATAACCCCatgctaccatctttcttcttcaccAACAACATTGTTGCTCCCCACGGTGTTACACTGGGTCTAACAAACTTTTTCTCAAGATGATCTTCTAACTGATACTTCAACTCGCTTAACTCTGATGTAAACATTCAATATGGAGCCATCGACACAGGTCTAGTACCAAGTATTAAATCTATGACGAACTAAACTTCACATTCATAAGGCAAGTCACAAATATCATCAGGAAAAACATCAAGGAATTCACACACCACTAAAATATCACTAGCCGCAACATTGTTCTCCATTCTCAGAGAAGTGAACAACACAAGTACCTGTTCATTCTCCCTCAAAGACCACTTAACTTGACCGGTAGATAAGAATCTTGAATCCAAATTCTCCTTGGGTTTGAGAAACAACACAATCTTGTCAAAGCAATTGATGTACACATGGTTGAACTCTATAAAGTTCATCCCCAAAATCATATTGAGTTGAGTCAACAAAAAACAAACTAAGTCTGTCCAAAATTCTTTACCAAAAGTTGTCAAAGGACAAGTCAAATACACTAGCGTAGTAGTCACCAAACCATTAGCTGGTGTATCAATGACTATACTTCCATTCATAGaggacacttcaaaattcatctTGTTAACAAATTCAATATAAATAAATGAATAAGTTCCACCAGTATCAATCATTTCAATTATCACAACATTGTGAGTAAAACACGTACCTCGAATGAAGTTATCTGATTTCGAGACATCTGCACCACTCAAAGCAAATACTCTACCATTAGTCTAAGCAGCAGCCGACACCTTCTTTGATATTGTGTATTGATGTGACCCTGCTCGCCACGATTATAACATGTCGGCACATTACTCCTACATTTAGTAATGCGGTGACATGTCTTCCCATATTTGACGTCTTCGGACCTTCACTCTTACATTCATTAGCACAGTGACCCAACTTTTCACACTTGAAAAACTCCAGATATTTAAGCCCCCTCCCCCACTTATCTCTTTCCCACCTATATATTTCTGTTGAAATTTCTGCTTCCCTTTATCAGCTAGAGTCAGATACGGTTTCCTACAAAACTGATTTCCACTCTTCTTCCATCTAGCACTTTAGTAGTGAGTAAATCTAGCCCTACTATCTTCATCATATATCCTACACTTATTCACTAGCACATAGAACCGACAAATCTTCTGATAACAATTAATTGCTTTATTTCAGGATACAAGCCACTTTTGAACTTGATTCTCTTTGACCCTTCAACTGCCACACCATTATAGTGTGGACAAAATCCACAACCTCTTAGAACTTAGCAATGTAGTCAGCAATAGACAagtttccttgcttcagctcaaggaactcaatctCTTTCTTACTGTGAACATCAGCAAGGAAACACTTCTCTAGGAATTCAGTTCTGAACACAGTCCAAGAAATACCACTACCATTAACTTCCATTCTCTAACGCGCATTATCCCACCACTATTCAGCCTCTTTTGAAAACATGTGAGTACCAAACAATACTTTCTAGGCATCGGTGCAAGCCATAACCCAAAAAATCTTCTCAATCTCTCAGAGCCATATCTGAGCACCTTCCGGCTCATATCTTCCCTTGAAGGTTGGAGGATTGTTCCTATGAAACATCCCTAACACATAAATTTCGCATCGCTTCCATTTTGATTATTCTGATTCGCCTGTAAATCCGCCTTTGCCCAAGCCATCGCCTGAGCAATTTCTTGAAGAGATTCAATAATTTCTTCATCATTTTTACCTCCATCCATTTCTTTATACACAATAAGCAAAAAAAATTATCTAATCAAAAATAGTAAAGAAAATAGAATTAGACGAAGAAACCAGCCGAGAGTGTTTGCACACATCTCACGCACAAAGGATGGCAACTAGTTCACAACTTGGGCGAATGGACCTACCTGCTCTtataccactatgtaacaccctaattCCCCGACTCAACATTTAGtaatataattaaattttaaCTCAACACTTAGAGTGTCACGCATAATTCACCAAACATAAAAACCAACAAAATAAAATCCTATGAATTACGCAACGAAAATAATAAAGTTTGACATATATCGTCTCAACAATAAATGAATAACAAAGTGGTTCAACAACTCCAAAATGAATAAGACGTATAACAAAGAAATATAAAATAACTTGTACCCATTGCCACATATCAGAGCGACTCCACTAAAGACCCGAACCATAAATAACTAAAGAGGCCTCAACACCGTTCTCTAGCTCACGCAGTTACCCCTTTACCTGATTGTCTATACTCTAGAGGAGTACATGCACCACAACAACAAAAATAGGGGTAGAAATATGCTCAAATATATTAATGGTGCAAAATATAGAAAGGATAACATATTCATCACAATAATCAATGACATGCTTATTCAGCACAATAAACAAATCATAATGAGTACTCGATCACACGTGCAGGTATATATGCAGGTGTACCCACTACTCGACTTTATATGAACGTGGTACCGATTTTGGCATTACTTGCTCCCGGTCCCCTCTTCTGAACTATAGCTCACCATAACCATCACGGATCCCCACTACTGAATTAGCAACGCTTCACTGATCCCATCACTAAAATCAGCTACTCGCTCCTGGTCACTACTTTTAAACTAAAGCTCATCACTAAATTTAAGTtcgtacaccatgatgcatgaaCTCAACAACAACCTGTAAATATGATCATTCACCGTCGGCCCAAGTTCTGACCCTATACATTGCCAATAAGTCAATCACCTCAACACAACAAGTGTGATATGCAAATATATTCAACAATACATAATCAGAGAATTATATCCACATTCCAAATTGTATTCTATTACTCATAATATTTTTTTGCACAATAATTAAACTCGTCAAACATATCAAAATGGAAACAAAATATTAAACTCGCATGAAAATAGCATCGAAAACTTATATGGCCGCTTAGAACTAGTCAGTGATGCTCGTGGTGGTCGGCCCATCACCCCATCAGACATCCCTCTTCTTACAACCCGTTATCTATTGACGATGGGTAGGGAAAATCCTGCCCGAGAATCATGACGGTCGCCCTGTCTTCCAACTGACGTCTGTTAAGTCTTTCAGATGTGTGGCAGACTGTGCGTCATATCAGTGACGTCTGTCATCGCGTTATAGAAAATCTAGAACGCGATTTCTGCCATGGGAGCTCATTCAAAGCTCCTATTTTGATCCCATAACACCCAATATGCACAtaaacattatatatatatatatatatatatatatatatatatatatatatatatatatatatatataaacattatatatatatatatatataaacattatatatatatatatatataatgctTATTGCATCAATGATCCACTGGTTAATCATATAATTCATTAATTTATCCCAAATCTATGATTATGTTCATCACCTAAAAACCATAAACATGAACAATAATCCAATCAATTTGCACATACAGAAGCACATGAAAATCAGTAGTAAAACAGTGCACAAATTTCATATCATTCACAACAATTATAACAAGTTTTACACAACCTTTTCTAAATACACATAAAACATCAACCTTGGAAGAAATAGGAGAAAAACTTATAGGAGAGTGAGGATTCCTCTATATCCTTCATGTATTTGACACCAATA containing:
- the LOC127080570 gene encoding uncharacterized protein LOC127080570, with the translated sequence MLSRGIRVLHSGIRAEMDGGKNDEEIIESLQEIAQAMAWAKADLQANQNNQNGSDAKFMYVSKSDNFIRGTCFTHNVVIIEMIDTGGTYSFIYIEFVNKMNFEVSSMNGSIVIDTPANGLVTTTLVYLTCPLTTFGKEFWTDLVCFLLTQLNMILGMNFIEFNHVYINCFDKIVLFLKPKENLDSRFLSTGQVKWSLRENEQVLVLFTSLRMENNVAASDILVVCEFLDVFPDDICDLPYECEV